One genomic region from Oceanispirochaeta sp. encodes:
- a CDS encoding TrmH family RNA methyltransferase: ALVFGNEKNGLTDEEISACTEACAIPGNPQNPSLNLSHAVQLLCYVFFRQSAEQTGLATPVPLSTIEKLADTVESTLQESGYYNKPDRFKTRLFFRDIFARATLSEREARHLEKVFQKLKSLKNPRIDSE, from the coding sequence TAGCTCTCGTATTCGGAAACGAAAAAAACGGCCTGACAGATGAAGAAATATCTGCCTGCACTGAGGCTTGCGCCATTCCCGGCAATCCGCAGAATCCCTCTTTGAATCTTTCTCATGCGGTTCAGCTCCTATGCTATGTTTTTTTCAGGCAATCGGCTGAACAAACCGGTTTAGCAACTCCAGTTCCTCTCTCCACCATAGAAAAACTGGCAGATACGGTTGAATCCACACTTCAGGAATCTGGTTATTACAACAAACCCGACCGCTTTAAGACCCGTTTATTCTTCCGGGATATTTTTGCAAGAGCCACTTTGTCAGAAAGAGAAGCGCGCCACCTCGAAAAAGTATTTCAGAAGCTGAAAAGTC